In one window of Senegalia massiliensis DNA:
- the dhaL gene encoding dihydroxyacetone kinase subunit DhaL: MISNTLLIKILNNIAITIKENKEYLTHLDSVIGDSDHGFNMNKGFNEVRQKLEPLQNKDCGTILKNVAMTLISKVGGASGPLYGTAFLKASVVIKDKYEISEKDSIKMFDESIKGIISRGKAKQGDKTMLDALIPAYQIYKDSINKGNSIEIAISQAQKAAYEGVEYTKTIKATKGRASYLGDRSIGHQDPGATSSYLILKSISDTLNNINK; the protein is encoded by the coding sequence ATGATATCAAATACTTTACTTATAAAAATATTAAATAATATAGCTATTACTATAAAAGAAAATAAAGAATATTTAACTCATCTAGACTCAGTTATAGGGGATTCTGATCATGGATTTAATATGAACAAAGGCTTTAACGAGGTAAGACAAAAATTAGAACCTCTACAAAATAAAGATTGTGGAACTATACTTAAAAATGTTGCTATGACACTTATTTCAAAAGTGGGTGGAGCTTCAGGTCCTCTTTATGGAACTGCTTTTTTAAAAGCATCAGTAGTTATAAAAGATAAATATGAGATTAGTGAAAAAGATTCTATAAAAATGTTTGATGAATCAATTAAAGGAATTATATCAAGAGGTAAAGCTAAACAAGGAGATAAAACAATGTTAGATGCTCTTATCCCAGCATATCAAATTTATAAAGATTCAATAAATAAAGGAAATAGTATTGAAATAGCTATTTCACAAGCTCAAAAAGCAGCATACGAAGGAGTAGAATATACAAAGACAATAAAAGCTACAAAAGGAAGAGCTAGCTATCTAGGAGATAGAAGTATTGGTCATCAAGATCCTGGAGCTACTTCTAGCTATTTGATATTAAAATCTATATCAGATACTTTAAATAACATAAATAAATAA
- the dhaM gene encoding dihydroxyacetone kinase phosphoryl donor subunit DhaM — protein MIGIVIVSHSHKIADGVIELSSQMAQSNINIIPAAGTDDGRIGTDVIKIKNAIIKADTGEGVIVLADIGSSVMSTEMAFEMLDDELRQRVFIADAPLVEGAIGAVVQVSIGGDLNQVKKAAEEAKTIVKIIN, from the coding sequence ATGATAGGTATTGTAATAGTATCTCATAGCCATAAAATAGCAGATGGTGTTATAGAGCTAAGTAGTCAAATGGCACAATCAAATATAAATATAATACCAGCTGCAGGAACAGATGATGGTAGAATAGGAACTGATGTTATAAAGATTAAAAATGCTATAATTAAAGCAGATACAGGTGAAGGTGTAATAGTTCTAGCTGATATAGGAAGTTCTGTCATGAGTACAGAAATGGCTTTTGAAATGTTAGATGATGAACTTAGACAAAGAGTTTTTATTGCTGATGCTCCTCTCGTTGAAGGTGCTATAGGTGCTGTTGTACAGGTATCTATTGGCGGTGATTTAAATCAAGTGAAAAAAGCTGCAGAAGAGGCAAAAACTATTGTAAAAATAATTAATTAG
- a CDS encoding arsenate reductase ArsC: protein MKKKVAFLCVHNSCRSQMAEAWAKKLGNDIMEIYSAGTEEYHEVKPKAVSVMEEVGIDMKGHYPKLLKDIPQKIDILITMGCNVVCPYVPNSHNEDWGLEDPSGGSIKDFRETREIIRRKVEDLINRINKNEI from the coding sequence ATGAAAAAGAAAGTTGCATTTTTATGTGTTCATAATTCATGTAGATCTCAAATGGCTGAAGCCTGGGCTAAAAAATTAGGTAATGATATAATGGAAATCTACTCTGCAGGAACAGAAGAGTATCATGAAGTTAAGCCTAAAGCAGTATCAGTAATGGAAGAAGTGGGAATAGATATGAAAGGTCACTATCCAAAGTTATTAAAGGACATTCCACAAAAAATTGATATATTAATTACTATGGGATGTAATGTAGTGTGTCCTTATGTTCCTAATAGTCATAATGAAGACTGGGGATTGGAAGACCCATCAGGAGGATCCATAAAAGACTTTAGAGAAACTAGAGAAATAATTAGAAGAAAAGTAGAAGATTTAATAAATAGAATTAACAAAAACGAAATATAA
- the arsB gene encoding ACR3 family arsenite efflux transporter: MQKKEVLKSGISFFEKYLTIWVALCMAIGIGIGVYLPGIPNLLSKFEYANVSIPVAILIWLMIYPMMLKVDFHSVKKVKETPKGLIITWISNWLIKPFSMYLIASFFLNIVFKDFISSELAKEYLAGAVLLGAAPCTAMVFVWSHLTRGNPAYTLVQVATNDLIILMAFVPIVAFLLGIGDISIPWNTLFLSVVLFVVIPLVAGWLSRFIITKNKGQEYFEKVYIPKFSNITIIGLLLTLIIIFSFQGETIVDNPIDIALIAVPLIIQTFLIFFIAYLWAKVWKLPHNIAAPAGMIGASNFFELAVAVAISLFGLESGATLATVVGVLVEVPVMLTLVKIANNTKSWFAYDR; the protein is encoded by the coding sequence ATGCAAAAGAAAGAAGTGTTAAAATCGGGCATAAGCTTTTTTGAGAAGTATCTTACAATTTGGGTAGCTTTATGTATGGCAATAGGAATTGGTATAGGGGTATATTTACCTGGAATTCCAAATTTATTAAGTAAATTTGAGTATGCAAATGTCTCTATACCAGTAGCAATACTTATATGGTTAATGATTTATCCAATGATGCTAAAAGTTGACTTTCATAGTGTTAAAAAAGTTAAAGAAACACCTAAAGGACTTATTATTACATGGATATCTAATTGGCTTATTAAGCCTTTCTCTATGTATTTGATAGCAAGTTTTTTTCTGAATATAGTATTTAAAGACTTTATATCATCTGAATTAGCAAAAGAATATTTAGCAGGAGCTGTACTTTTAGGAGCAGCACCTTGTACTGCAATGGTATTTGTTTGGAGTCATTTGACCAGAGGTAATCCTGCATATACATTGGTACAAGTAGCTACAAATGATTTAATTATATTAATGGCATTTGTTCCAATAGTTGCATTTTTATTAGGAATAGGAGATATATCAATTCCTTGGAATACTTTATTTTTATCTGTAGTATTATTTGTAGTTATTCCTTTAGTAGCAGGTTGGTTGTCAAGATTTATTATAACTAAAAATAAAGGGCAAGAATATTTTGAAAAAGTGTATATCCCTAAATTTAGCAACATCACAATTATAGGACTATTATTAACACTTATAATAATATTCTCTTTTCAGGGTGAAACAATTGTGGATAATCCTATTGATATAGCTCTTATAGCTGTACCACTTATAATTCAAACATTTTTAATTTTCTTTATAGCCTACTTATGGGCGAAAGTTTGGAAGTTACCACATAATATAGCAGCTCCAGCTGGAATGATAGGTGCATCTAACTTTTTTGAATTAGCTGTTGCAGTAGCAATTTCATTGTTTGGACTAGAATCAGGAGCAACACTGGCAACTGTAGTAGGTGTACTTGTTGAGGTTCCAGTTATGCTTACACTTGTTAAAATAGCAAATAATACTAAAAGTTGGTTTGCTTATGATAGATAA
- a CDS encoding thioredoxin family protein → MKIKVLGSGCAKCDKVVDNVKEAVKELKIDAEVEKVTEVQEIMKYGVMKTPALVIDEKVISSGKVNKAKEIIKYIEKER, encoded by the coding sequence ATGAAAATCAAAGTTTTAGGTTCAGGATGTGCAAAATGTGATAAGGTTGTAGACAATGTAAAGGAAGCTGTAAAAGAATTAAAGATTGATGCAGAAGTTGAAAAAGTAACTGAGGTTCAAGAAATTATGAAATATGGAGTAATGAAAACTCCTGCACTTGTTATAGATGAAAAAGTTATATCAAGTGGAAAAGTGAATAAAGCAAAAGAAATAATTAAGTATATAGAAAAGGAAAGGTAA
- a CDS encoding permease: protein MFIFEFINSQLLKMDWLSNLVRIFVEDVFNLSISTKLGNSIHFFIYDVIKIFILLSILIFSISYIQSFFPPERTRRILGRFNGIKANILAALLGTVTPFCSCSSIPLFIGFTSAGLPIGVTFSFLISSPLVDLASVILLASIFNWQIAISYVVVGIILAVIGGGIISKMKLEKYVEPFVFNNPVHNNGEEDLSIKQRLEFSKNQVIDIINKVWLYILIGVGIGAAIHNYIPQSFISAVLGKENWYSVIIASFVGIPMYADIFGTLPIAEALVAKGVGLGTALAFMMSVTALSFPSMVMLSKVVKKKLLGLFIVIVTIGILIIGYLFNIFGYLLI, encoded by the coding sequence TTTGAGTATATCAACAAAGTTAGGTAATAGTATACATTTTTTCATATATGATGTAATTAAGATATTTATATTATTATCTATTTTAATTTTTTCGATTTCATATATTCAATCTTTTTTTCCACCTGAAAGAACTAGGAGAATACTAGGTAGATTTAATGGCATAAAAGCTAATATTTTAGCAGCACTTTTAGGAACTGTAACTCCATTTTGTTCTTGTTCATCAATACCACTTTTTATAGGTTTTACAAGTGCGGGACTTCCTATAGGAGTTACATTTTCATTTTTAATATCTTCTCCACTTGTAGATTTAGCATCAGTTATATTACTTGCTAGTATATTTAATTGGCAGATTGCTATTAGTTATGTTGTTGTTGGAATAATACTTGCTGTAATTGGCGGCGGAATTATAAGTAAAATGAAATTAGAAAAATATGTTGAACCTTTTGTATTTAATAATCCTGTTCATAACAATGGGGAAGAAGATCTTAGTATAAAACAAAGACTTGAATTTTCTAAAAATCAGGTTATAGATATAATAAATAAAGTATGGTTATATATACTAATTGGAGTGGGTATAGGAGCTGCTATTCATAATTATATACCTCAGAGTTTCATATCTGCTGTACTTGGAAAAGAAAATTGGTATTCTGTAATAATTGCATCATTTGTAGGAATTCCTATGTATGCAGATATATTTGGAACTTTACCTATTGCAGAAGCATTAGTTGCTAAAGGAGTGGGACTTGGAACAGCTTTAGCATTTATGATGAGTGTTACTGCTTTATCTTTTCCTTCAATGGTTATGCTTTCAAAGGTTGTAAAAAAGAAGCTTTTAGGGTTATTTATAGTTATAGTAACAATAGGCATATTAATTATAGGTTATTTATTTAATATTTTTGGATATTTATTAATATAA